A single Dermacentor albipictus isolate Rhodes 1998 colony chromosome 3, USDA_Dalb.pri_finalv2, whole genome shotgun sequence DNA region contains:
- the LOC135905309 gene encoding uncharacterized protein isoform X2: MTEERNGGRIPHALTFRDEATHITNHKDAKGASAICDDYTTLWDDSFDDLWNALNSQTGATDDNDVAHGGSTCYPNVVSSSSANHASPSTSRPGMEKALSIPEDIARIAESTWVHLWNTQCYPILGSPIVQGMLLEREEENSKCSAMSAAMFPADGMPYTGTPTNTRTTQPTFAKHVINRLLRGLSS, translated from the exons ATGACTGAAGAAAGAAACGGTGGACGCATACCTCATGCACTTACCTTCAGAGACGAAGCAACCCATATTACAAACCATAAAGACGCCAAGGGTGCTTCAGCCATATGCGACGATTACACTAC GCTTTGGGACGACTCCTTCGATGACCTATGGAACGCGTTGAACAGCCAGACCGGTGCCACTGACGACAACG ATGTCGCTCACGGCGGAAGCACCTGCTACCCGAATGTGGTGTCCAGCAGCAGCGCCAATCACGCCTCGCCCAGTACAAGCCGCCCTGGCATGGAGAAAGCATTGTCCATTCCGGAAGACATCGCGAG AATTGCTGAGAGCACCTGGGTTCACCTATGGAACACGCAGTGCTACCCGATTCTAGGCTCACCAATCGTCCAAG gaatgctactggaacgggaggaagagaacagcaagtgTTCTGCGATGTCTGCGGCAATGTTTCCAGCAGACGGGATGCCTTACACGGGCACGCCAACGAACACACGGACGACACAGCCTACATTTGCGAAGCATGTGATCAATCGTCTGTTAAGGGGTCTAAGTTCGTAG
- the LOC135905309 gene encoding zinc finger protein 436-like isoform X1 encodes MTEERNGGRIPHALTFRDEATHITNHKDAKGASAICDDYTTLWDDSFDDLWNALNSQTGATDDNDVAHGGSTCYPNVVSSSSANHASPSTSRPGMEKALSIPEDIARIAESTWVHLWNTQCYPILGSPIVQEHTEKKENGSTDYTLPAYSTSGGSGGEMSSESHAGMDQASGISVSDARNATGTGGREQQVFCDVCGNVSSRRDALHGHANEHTDDTAYICEACDQSSVKGSKFVERCLKRTGGNHKCKTCGKFFRRADHLAVHSRTHTGEKPYKCQICDKTFRQSQHRRNHERRHVDEKPFKCQICHKSFRLCSDLDVHKRTHTGEKSYKCRTCDKSFTHHSNFYRHRWTHSDKKSPCLGKMY; translated from the exons ATGACTGAAGAAAGAAACGGTGGACGCATACCTCATGCACTTACCTTCAGAGACGAAGCAACCCATATTACAAACCATAAAGACGCCAAGGGTGCTTCAGCCATATGCGACGATTACACTAC GCTTTGGGACGACTCCTTCGATGACCTATGGAACGCGTTGAACAGCCAGACCGGTGCCACTGACGACAACG ATGTCGCTCACGGCGGAAGCACCTGCTACCCGAATGTGGTGTCCAGCAGCAGCGCCAATCACGCCTCGCCCAGTACAAGCCGCCCTGGCATGGAGAAAGCATTGTCCATTCCGGAAGACATCGCGAG AATTGCTGAGAGCACCTGGGTTCACCTATGGAACACGCAGTGCTACCCGATTCTAGGCTCACCAATCGTCCAAG AACAcacagagaagaaagaaaacggaagcaCCGACTACACGCTTCCGGCCTACAGCAccagcggcggcagcggtggtGAAATGTCCAGTGAAAGCCACGCGGGCATGGACCAAGCATCAGGCATTTCGGTGAGCGATGCTAG gaatgctactggaacgggaggaagagaacagcaagtgTTCTGCGATGTCTGCGGCAATGTTTCCAGCAGACGGGATGCCTTACACGGGCACGCCAACGAACACACGGACGACACAGCCTACATTTGCGAAGCATGTGATCAATCGTCTGTTAAGGGGTCTAAGTTCGTAGAACGTTGCCTGAAGCGCACAGGTGGGAACcacaaatgcaaaacatgtggTAAATTCTTCCGCCGGGCTGATCATCTAGCTGTACATAGCCGCACGCATACAGGCGAGAAACCTTACAAATGCCAAATATGTGACAAAACTTTCCGGCAGTCTCAACATCGACGTAACCATGAACGTAGACATGTAGATGAGAAACCCTTCAAATGCCAGATATGTCATAAATCGTTCCGGCTATGTAGTGATCTGGATGTCCATAAGCGCACGCATACGGGCGAGAAATCCTATAAATGCAGAACATGTGATAAATCGTTCACGCACCACTCGAATTTTTATAGACATCGATGGACTCACTCGGATAAGAAATCACCATGTCTGGGGAAAATGTACTAA